The window AACAGACCATGAGGCTCATGGCTTGGCAGAAACAGTCGATAACACTAGTAATTTGGGTTCAACTCAAGCTGAACCCATCGGCTTGAGTGAGCAGAATCCGAATCTTGATCTAAGTACAGCCCAAGCGGATGCGAGCTTATTGCGTTCAACTCTGCTGAATCCCGATGAGCTTGAAGTGGCTCCCATCACGATCACCGAGGAGGTACAATCTCCATCATCTGTCACCTCTACCCTCCCTAAGAGTTCCCCTCGACAGGCAGAACCCTCCAAGTCAGCAAAGTCTCTTGCCCAACTCAGTAATGCTCAACCCACCAATGCAGCAGCTACAAAAGAATTAGCACAGAGCAATCCTGAGCCGATGGAGCAAGTGACTCAGGTTTCCCAACTCAGTGATTTACAAGTTACTGATTCAATGGGACAAGTGACCAACGTTTCCCAGTTGAGTGACGTTCGACCTACAGATTGGGCTTATGAAGCGTTGCGATCGCTCGTTGAACGTTATGGTTGTATTGCAGGCTATCCAGACGGGACATTCCGAGGCAACCGTGCCATGACTCGCTATGAATTTGCGGCGGGTTTGAATGCCTGTTTGCAACAAATTGAGAAATTAACTTCTGGCGGCGGTAGTGAATTTGCGACTAAACAAGATTTAGCCACCTTGCAGCGATTAGTGGATGAGTTCCGTCCCGAACTCACGACTCTAGGGTCACGCATTGATCAATTAGAAGGTCGAGTTGCCTTTCTCGAAGATCATCAATTCTCCACTACAACCAAATTAAGTGGTCAGGCCATCATTTCCGCCATTGGTGCTAGCGGGGGTGCGCCGGATGGCGAGGACGGTAACATCATCCTTACCAATCGGGTGCGACTTAACTTAGTCACCAGTTTTACGGGGAAAGATACCTTAATTACTGGTTTGCAAGCTTATAACTTCGGGGGGGGTGTCTTTGGGGGAAATAGCCTGCAAAATACCTTGTTCCCAGGCTCAACCCTTACCTCAGGGATGAGTAAGCTCAGCTTTGAACCCCAATTTCCTGGCTTTGATCCCAAGGACTTATCAATGGTCGGAACCAATAGCGTTAATTTATACAAGCTACTTTACATCTTCCCCCTTGCCAACAAATTTACGGTGTTTGCTGGCACGGCGGCTGAAGTTTCCGATGCCTTTCCCGCCATTACTCCCTTTGCAGATGAGGGACAAGAAGCGATTTCCCGTTTCGCGGGTTACAACCCCGTAGCACGTGTATCGGGTGGGACTTCGGGGACAGGTTTAGCCTCTGCGGCAGGCTTTATTTGGAGCATTTCTGACAAAATCGACCTCAGAGCCTTGTACGGTAGCGTTAATGCTAACCTGCCCGGTGAGGCTTCGGATGTTCTGCCAGGGGTTTCAGGGACTCCCTTGGGTGCGGGTGTATTTAGCGGTAGTAGCGTTGTTGCGATGCAACTCACGGTTAAACCCACCAACGCCATTGACATTGGATTGAACTATGCCCACAGTTACCACGAAATCAACATCTTGGGCACTGGATTAGCTCAATCGGATGCTAATGCTTTGGGCGGAGTCGCTCTCGGCACTCCCGTAAACCTCAACTCATTTGGTGCAACCCTAACTTGGCGGTTAACACCGAAGGTGGCGTTAAGTACCTATGGGGCATACATCTTTGCGAATGATTCCACAGGTGATGTTGATGCCTCGTCTAACTTCAGCAGTTGGATGGTAGGTTTGCACTTTAAGGACTTGTTGAAAGAGGGGAATGCCGCCGGGCTCATTTTTGGACAGCCACTTTACCGGGTCGATGCAGGTGGGTCTGCGGTGCTGGCGGCGGCTGGCGTCAACAGAGCCACTCCCTACCACCTAGAGGCTTATTATCGCTTTCAGGTGAGTAAGAATATCAGCATTACACCGGGTGCTTTTGTGCTGTTCAATCCGGAAGGAAATAGCAACAATGACACCACCGGGGTGGGTGTTATTCGCACTACATTTACGTTCTAATGTTGTGGTAATGGGGAATGGGGAAAACTCAAATGAATCAACAATTCCCCATTACAGAGTCGTAGATAAAGACGAATCGCTAGCCTGTTTTGTCTCATTACAATGACGTGCCAGCCAGTCTAAGATAATTTGATTGACTTGATCTGGACATTCATCGTGGGGACAATGACCCGCATCATCTAATTCCACCAATTCCAAATTCGGGTTGAGGGCAGCAAACTGACGCGCCAAATAAGGGGGAATCATCCGGTCTTGACGCCCCCACATCAGCAGTAAGGGAATGTTTAAGGTCGGCAAAATGGTTTTGACCTTGGGTCCAAATTCCGCAGAGGTCATCCCTTTAAACAGGGCGCTAAACGTAGCCGCTGCCCCCCGATCTTGGGCTGGAACGGCTAAGATTTCCACTAACTCAGCGGTAATAGCGGCGGGGTTCGCGTAGGCACGCCCGACCCACTTCCGCACAAAGGGTGGGCGTCTGACCACATAAAAAAGGCTTTTGATCACGACGGGTGAAACCACAACACTCTTCACGGCTGAGACTACGGGTCGCAACCAAGGGGGAGTCATCTCCTCTTCCAGGGAAAAATCAGGTAAATTAATCAGGGCAATTCCTTTAACCATGTCTGGATGAGCTGCCGCTGCGGCGAGACAAACTAAGGAGCCAATTGAGTTACCCACCAATACCATTGGCTGCCGGATGAAGGTCTGCCAAAACTCATAAACCTGCTCTACCCAGAGATCAATCTTATACTCCACGGATGCCTTCCGGGATGCCCCCCACCCCAGCATATCCAAGGCGTAAACCGTGTGGTGCTGACCAATCACTTCCAAGTTATGACGCCAATGCCCAATGGAGGCTCCAAATCCATGCAACAGCATGATTGGGGCTGTTGATTCACTCAGCGATTGCGGGGATCGGATATAGGTGTAGCGAGTCTGCCAGCCTCGCCAAACCCAGTCTCGCTGATTTCCAACTCGTTGCTGCCAAGGCACAGATGTTGTCACGAAAGCCTCACCTTCAAAAAGGTTTACAATTTCTCTTCCATTTTATGGGGTTTCCCCAGACCTAACCGACTGAAAATGACCCCGTCAGAGTCGTTGAAGTTCCCCAGCCCATTGCCCTAATTGGAAGTTACATGAACAACCTGCACAGAAATATGAGAAGTCTCAGTAAAATGGCAAGTGTAAACGGACGCTACGCTCTATCCTTTTCAATCCACCGATTTTAGAAATTAATCTGACGCCAGTGAATGAAAATAGACGCCAACGCGATTTACCCCCAATTAACGAAAGAATCCGGTTCCCTAACATTCGAGTCATCGATACGGATGGGGGACAACTGGGGATAATCACGCCTCAAGAAGCTTTACGCATCGCCGAGGAAAAAGAGTTGGATCTCGTCTTGGTGAGCGACAAGGCCGATCCGCCGGTCTGTCGCATCATGGACTATGGCAAGTATAAATTTGAGCAGGAGAAAAAAGCCCGCGAGGCCAGGAAAAAGCAGCACACTGCCGATGTCAAAGAAGTCAAGATGCGCTACAAAATTGAGGAGCATGATTACCAAGTGCGCGTCAATCAAGCAGAGCGCTTTCTCAAATCTGGCGATAAGGTCAAAGCCACTATTACCTTCAGAGGTCGAGAAATTCAACACAGTGACTTAGCTGAAGACTTGCTCAAGCGGATGGCGATGGATTTGGAAGAGTTGGCGGAAGTGCAGCAATTACCAAAGCGGGAAGGTCGTAATATGATGATGCTACTTTCTCCTAAAAAATAAAGGATGGTCAGTGGTCAGGGGTCAAGATCAGTGACCAGATACACAACCACAGATCACTGACAAACAACAACTGACTGGCTTGAACCAATGAAACTGCAACCTCGTGCTCGTGTTCAGGGTGACTGGGTACGTAAAGCCCTACAGTGGGTCAACCTTCGTCCCGAAGAAGGTGAGCGAACCTTATTGATGTTCGCGTTCTACACAGCAACCTCTGTGGGGTGGCTTTGGTTTGAGTACAGTGCAGTGGCGCTGTTCCTAGACAAATATGGTGCTGAACGATTGCCGTTGATTTATATCGTCGGTGCGTTTATGGTTTCAGGGCTAGGAGTTTTGTACTCCTGGCTTTCGGGCATTTTGCCGATGCGAAGCGTCTTAGTCACGATCGCCCTGTTGACCAGCGTACCTCTGTTACTGTTTCGCGTGGGCTTGGGACTCGACTATTTCGATGGTGGAATCGCTTTGGGGACGGTTTTTCTGGTGCGGTTGTGGTCTGATGCAGTTGAAGTCCTCAATGACCTCAATTCCCAGGTTGCCGCCAATCAGCTATTTAACATCCGAGAGATTAAGCGTACCTACCCGATCATCTCCAGCGGTTTGTTAGTCGCTGACGTCGTCGCCGGCTTCTCCTTACCCGTCCTGCTGCGTTTCATGGGGCTGTACGATGTGATTATTCTCGCAGCTTTTGCCATGTTGGTAGGGGCGGGAACGTTGTTTTATCTCGGTCAGCGCTATAACCAAGCCTTTCCTGACTTGCCCTCGCGAGATTGGGAAGACGATGAGTCTGAATTTGCGGTTCGCAGCACCAGCGGTCCTCTGCAACGCTACATCATCCCTTTATTTACCTTTTTTATCCTGGCAGAAGCCCTGTACCTCTTAGTCGAATTCCAGTATCTCAGTCAACTAGAGGACAAGCTGCCAGAGACTTCAGACATTGCTGGTTTTTTAGGCTTGTTTGGCGGGATTATTGGGCTATTTGAACTCACCTCCCAATGGTTTGTCTCCAGTCGGGCGATTGATCGCTTAGGCGTCTTTGTTGCCGCCATGCTGTTGCCCGCATCGTTATCAGTTTTAGGATTGCTGATGCTGACCGGTGCATTCGACGTTGTGATTGGGTTGATCCGTCAGGTCATTGCGTTACCTGAACTGATTACTGGGCTGTTTGTCGGTCTGATCTTACTCCGGTTTATCGATGAGTTACTGCGCTATACCTTAATCGCTGGCATTGAACCCGTCCTCTTCCAACCCATACCAGAGAAGATGCGAAATGCTGTTCAGACTTCTGTACAGGGTATTGCCGAACCGATCACAACAGGGATCACAGGTATCAGCATCTTGACCACGATTTGGGTGACCAAAAATCTGTTCCCAGCGATGGAACAATTGCAGAGTCAGGTGTTTATCTTTGCGATTGTTCTGTTCTCGGCAATCTGGTTGTTGAGTGGCTACTTGATGCGATCAAGTTATGTGAGTTTGCTCGTGCAGAGTGCAGAACAAGGGCGTCTAGGTTTTTCCGATGTGGACTTACGGGCATTCAAGCGGGCTGTGGTGGAAGAATTGGAGCAGCCTGGGACGGAAGCCGAGAAACGATCTTGCATTCAACTGTTATCTCAAATCGATCCAGCCACCGTGGGCGAAGTCCTCGCTCCTTTATTGCCTCGCTTGTCTACGGCCTTGCAACGCCAGAGTCTAGAGGCCATGTTAGAGTACCCGAACCCCGATTACCTGGGCGACGTTCAAGTCCTAATTGAGCAAACACCACCCCCAGAAGTCTTAGCCTTGGCACTACGCTATGTCTGGTTGACCCAATCCGAACTCGATATTCGTACTATTAAGCATTACATGCATTCTGGTGTGGAGCCAACGGTACGAGCCACTGCCGCCGCTTTAATTTTGCGCCGGGGAACGCCTGCGGAGAAGGCAGAGGCGACGAATACCTTGCGGCGGATGCTCACCTCTAAACGAGAACAAGAACGGGTGATGGGGACACGGGCGCTAGGCGAGGCAGAATATTTGCAGGCGTTGAGGCTTTATATTCCCAATCTCTTGCAAGATGAGTCGTTGCGGGTGCGTCGGGCTTTGTTGGAGGTGATTGCCGCCACTCACTTGGAGGAGTACTATGGCTCTTTGATGAAAGGACTGTACTATAAATCCACCCGTGAAGCGGCGCGTGGGGCATTGGTGCGCCTGAAGGATGAAGCGATTCCCTTACTCATGGAGTTGGCAGAAGATATCCATAAGCCCGATTTGGTGAGATTACAGGCTTGGATGGCTTTGGGTGAGATGGGCACAGCACAAGCCCTCAATCAGTTAGTGCAACAGTTGATGAGCAGTTGGGGGACAACTCGTCGCAATATTCTCCGGATTCTGCTGAAGATGCCGAAGGACGCTGGGATTGAAGGCGTCCTTGACCAATTGGGGCGCAGCGGGATTGAGATGCTCATTGAGCAAGAATTACTGTTTCTGGGTCAGATTTTTGCCGCTATTCTCGATCTAACGAGTGAGAAAAGCTCTGGAGAGGAGACCGATTTGCTCGTCGGGGCGCTACACAATTTGCAAACGGATTTATTAGAACGCTGTTTCTTGTTGATGAAGTTCTTGTACCCGATTAGTGCGATTCAAGCGGGAGCGTTTAATGTAGCTTCGGAATCACGGTCTAATGTGGCATTGGGGTTAGAAATTTTAGATAATACGCTGGATATTCCCCAAAAAAGAGCGTTTTTGTCCATTTTAGACCGCCGTTCTCCGGAAGAGAAGATGGCTTGTTTGGAGGAATGGGTACCTTATCAACCGATGAGTCCGAGCGATCGCCTCCGCAGGTTGATTGAATTTCGTCATTTTCTGCCCGATTGGTCTTTAGCTTGTTGTTTTCATTTAGCCAGAACCGCTCACTACAGTTTGACGCCGGAAGCTACTCTCGTGTGCTTGCGTCATCCGACCGGTTTTGTCCGAGAAGCGGTTTTAGCCTATTTGAGAGAAGCCTCGCCTCGTGCTTGTCTTGATTTGTTACCCGCTTTGAAAAATGACTCAGATCGTTTAGTGGCTGATCAGGCGCAGCGGATACTTCAAGAGTTGGGTCAAGTGAGCTAAGGCAAGGTGGGGTGCGGGGGTGCAGAGGTGCTGGGGTGCTGGGGAGAAAAATGCGCTCCGGCGAGAAAGGGGGCTATCAATGCGGATTGGGTATTAGAATACCTTTCCAATTGACTGCCTTTTGGCTTCCTTCTTCTGCCTTGTTTAACGTCAAACGGTATATTTTCACAATTATTAGTCTTGAGTCTAGCTGATTACGGTAAACTTGAGCTTTCCCCAGTCATACAGCGCTAATAGTCCATAGCTGACCGCTAATCGATGTTAACCAGCGTTGAGCGTTTATTGTTTATCAGAGCCGTCCCGATTTTTCAGGAACTCCGGGACGATTTTTTAGTGCGTCTTGCTTCGGTGATGGATGAATTATCATTCCCCGCCGATCATACGATTTTCACCCAAGGACAGGAGGGGCGATCGCTTTATATTGTGGTCAAAGGTTTAGTCCGAGTTCACATCGGCGATCGCGATTTAGCACAGCTCAAGGAAGGAGCCTGTTTCGGGGAGATGTCGTTATTCGATGCCGAACCCCGTTCTGCTTCCGTAACGACGATAGAACCCTGTGAATGTCTGATGCTGACGCAGTTACAACTATATGATGCGATCGATGAGACGCCGGGAATTGCGATTAATATTATTCGCCTGCTGTCTCGTCGCATTCGTGAACTGAATAGTAAGGTAAATGCTTACGAGGCGAAAAGTTCGGCACCAGATTTTACGAGGGCGGGAAGCAATTTATCCGGATAAAGGTGATGCAATCTGATCTCTACTCAATGATGCAACATGAAAGATTTATCGTCGTTAGATATACAGCAAGTTCTAGCTAAGACTGTTAACGAGGCACCCAATCTTGACGCTGCACTCAATAGCCTGCTGAATAACATCTGTGAATTTACACGCTGGGATTATGGTGAGGTATGGATGCCTTGCCAAGAAGGCACAATTTTAGAACTATACTCAGCCTTTTACATTACTCCCTACAGAAGCAATGCCCAAATAGATGCCTTAGAAAAGTTTCATATCTGTACAAAAGGATTTACCTTTCCATCTGGTATCGGTTTACCAGGGAGAGTGTGGGCATCCCAACAACCTGAGTGGCTCCCCGATGCCTGTGCTGTATCAGAAGGAGTCTTTTTGCGGAATCAAATTGCCAAAGCGTTTGGCGTAAAAACTGGGTTTGGCATTCCTGTTGTTGGAAGCGATCGCATACTAGCCGTTCTCGTCTTTTTTATGCTAGATACCCATGAAGAAAATCAAGAATTGATAGACTTTTTGGCAACAATCGCCACGCAAATGGGTGGAAAACTAGAAAAATTACTCTAAATCAATATAACCGTATTATCCAAAATATCTTCGTTAAAGCGTCTACTTTTTAACTATTAAGTGATGGCACTGACTAAAATAAAAATAAAAAATGCCCTCTAATCGTTTTGGAGTCAAGGGCTGTGATTAATTCCCCTGATTTTGTTTTATTTGCCCAACACGGATGGGCAGATGACAGTAAAGCGATCGCTTCCCTAGCGCGTTCTCTTGCCACACCAAAAACTTTAATTGTGGCACCAGACTTAGGCTGGATAAAAACCTGGATTAGGATTGACCCCCTGATTCAGAAATTAGAACAACTTTTCCTAGAAACCATTGCCAGATATCCCAAAACACCGATCAGAATTATCGGTCATTCAATGGGTGGCTTAATCTGGCTAGAAGTCCTCAGCCGTCACCCGGAATGGTGGTCGCAGGTACACTCATTAATACTCATTGCGTCTCCCATTGGTGGTGCAGATTTAGCACGAATTTTCGACCCTCTGGGAATCGGCATCGGTATGGCACGCGATTTAGGCATCAATCGTCGGGAGATGGCTGAGTTAATTGCCACAGCTATTCCTATATTGATCATCGCTGGCGATATTGATAATGGCAGCGACGGCACAATTACGATAGAAACGACCAAGTTTTCAGGAGCCAAGAAGTTTATCTGCTTACCCGCTTTATCTCATGCCGTTCTCAAAAATCACCCGGAGGTTGTAGCAACAATTCAGAATTTTTGGAATAACCCACAAATACCTGTAGATGATCGAGGAACCGATTTCAGTACTCGATTAATTCAGCAGTTACGCTTAGTTCCAGGGATAACTGATGCACATCGACGAGATTTCTATCACTCAAGAGTCTATATAAGGTTCCACAACGGAATTACAATTCGTACCTGGAGAAATCCTTTACAAGTGGAGCATGTCTTTATTGGTAACAACGAGGGACAATGCCTCTACGGCGGCTTTGTGGGTTGGCTTCATGCTGATGGCTTACGTAAGACCATTGAGGATATCAAGAAACAGTATCATGACTTGTGTTCAGCCAAAGTTCATTAGTCAGGGGTAATAGAGAATCGGACTTGGAGGCAAGCCGTGTGACCCCAATCTCGGTAAAATCAGGGCATGATCTATCAACCACCACGCCCAAAAATCCCTGAGTGTACCTGGCAGCGTCCCATTGGACTTGGCTGGGACAAACCCTACACTGTCCGCTATGCAAGTAATCTCGACGATGGCCCCTGGCATGGTATGCCCCTTGGGGGGTTTGGGGCGGGTTGCATCGGTCGTTCTCCACGAGGAG of the Allocoleopsis franciscana PCC 7113 genome contains:
- a CDS encoding iron uptake porin, which translates into the protein MNKNSLIRVCEVGLLGLLAGSIHLGAKPAVAGVTDVSAKKQTESKTDHEAHGLAETVDNTSNLGSTQAEPIGLSEQNPNLDLSTAQADASLLRSTLLNPDELEVAPITITEEVQSPSSVTSTLPKSSPRQAEPSKSAKSLAQLSNAQPTNAAATKELAQSNPEPMEQVTQVSQLSDLQVTDSMGQVTNVSQLSDVRPTDWAYEALRSLVERYGCIAGYPDGTFRGNRAMTRYEFAAGLNACLQQIEKLTSGGGSEFATKQDLATLQRLVDEFRPELTTLGSRIDQLEGRVAFLEDHQFSTTTKLSGQAIISAIGASGGAPDGEDGNIILTNRVRLNLVTSFTGKDTLITGLQAYNFGGGVFGGNSLQNTLFPGSTLTSGMSKLSFEPQFPGFDPKDLSMVGTNSVNLYKLLYIFPLANKFTVFAGTAAEVSDAFPAITPFADEGQEAISRFAGYNPVARVSGGTSGTGLASAAGFIWSISDKIDLRALYGSVNANLPGEASDVLPGVSGTPLGAGVFSGSSVVAMQLTVKPTNAIDIGLNYAHSYHEINILGTGLAQSDANALGGVALGTPVNLNSFGATLTWRLTPKVALSTYGAYIFANDSTGDVDASSNFSSWMVGLHFKDLLKEGNAAGLIFGQPLYRVDAGGSAVLAAAGVNRATPYHLEAYYRFQVSKNISITPGAFVLFNPEGNSNNDTTGVGVIRTTFTF
- a CDS encoding alpha/beta fold hydrolase; this encodes MTTSVPWQQRVGNQRDWVWRGWQTRYTYIRSPQSLSESTAPIMLLHGFGASIGHWRHNLEVIGQHHTVYALDMLGWGASRKASVEYKIDLWVEQVYEFWQTFIRQPMVLVGNSIGSLVCLAAAAAHPDMVKGIALINLPDFSLEEEMTPPWLRPVVSAVKSVVVSPVVIKSLFYVVRRPPFVRKWVGRAYANPAAITAELVEILAVPAQDRGAAATFSALFKGMTSAEFGPKVKTILPTLNIPLLLMWGRQDRMIPPYLARQFAALNPNLELVELDDAGHCPHDECPDQVNQIILDWLARHCNETKQASDSSLSTTL
- the infC gene encoding translation initiation factor IF-3, which codes for MTPVNENRRQRDLPPINERIRFPNIRVIDTDGGQLGIITPQEALRIAEEKELDLVLVSDKADPPVCRIMDYGKYKFEQEKKAREARKKQHTADVKEVKMRYKIEEHDYQVRVNQAERFLKSGDKVKATITFRGREIQHSDLAEDLLKRMAMDLEELAEVQQLPKREGRNMMMLLSPKK
- a CDS encoding HEAT repeat domain-containing protein, which codes for MKLQPRARVQGDWVRKALQWVNLRPEEGERTLLMFAFYTATSVGWLWFEYSAVALFLDKYGAERLPLIYIVGAFMVSGLGVLYSWLSGILPMRSVLVTIALLTSVPLLLFRVGLGLDYFDGGIALGTVFLVRLWSDAVEVLNDLNSQVAANQLFNIREIKRTYPIISSGLLVADVVAGFSLPVLLRFMGLYDVIILAAFAMLVGAGTLFYLGQRYNQAFPDLPSRDWEDDESEFAVRSTSGPLQRYIIPLFTFFILAEALYLLVEFQYLSQLEDKLPETSDIAGFLGLFGGIIGLFELTSQWFVSSRAIDRLGVFVAAMLLPASLSVLGLLMLTGAFDVVIGLIRQVIALPELITGLFVGLILLRFIDELLRYTLIAGIEPVLFQPIPEKMRNAVQTSVQGIAEPITTGITGISILTTIWVTKNLFPAMEQLQSQVFIFAIVLFSAIWLLSGYLMRSSYVSLLVQSAEQGRLGFSDVDLRAFKRAVVEELEQPGTEAEKRSCIQLLSQIDPATVGEVLAPLLPRLSTALQRQSLEAMLEYPNPDYLGDVQVLIEQTPPPEVLALALRYVWLTQSELDIRTIKHYMHSGVEPTVRATAAALILRRGTPAEKAEATNTLRRMLTSKREQERVMGTRALGEAEYLQALRLYIPNLLQDESLRVRRALLEVIAATHLEEYYGSLMKGLYYKSTREAARGALVRLKDEAIPLLMELAEDIHKPDLVRLQAWMALGEMGTAQALNQLVQQLMSSWGTTRRNILRILLKMPKDAGIEGVLDQLGRSGIEMLIEQELLFLGQIFAAILDLTSEKSSGEETDLLVGALHNLQTDLLERCFLLMKFLYPISAIQAGAFNVASESRSNVALGLEILDNTLDIPQKRAFLSILDRRSPEEKMACLEEWVPYQPMSPSDRLRRLIEFRHFLPDWSLACCFHLARTAHYSLTPEATLVCLRHPTGFVREAVLAYLREASPRACLDLLPALKNDSDRLVADQAQRILQELGQVS
- a CDS encoding Crp/Fnr family transcriptional regulator, whose amino-acid sequence is MLTSVERLLFIRAVPIFQELRDDFLVRLASVMDELSFPADHTIFTQGQEGRSLYIVVKGLVRVHIGDRDLAQLKEGACFGEMSLFDAEPRSASVTTIEPCECLMLTQLQLYDAIDETPGIAINIIRLLSRRIRELNSKVNAYEAKSSAPDFTRAGSNLSG
- a CDS encoding GAF domain-containing protein, coding for MKDLSSLDIQQVLAKTVNEAPNLDAALNSLLNNICEFTRWDYGEVWMPCQEGTILELYSAFYITPYRSNAQIDALEKFHICTKGFTFPSGIGLPGRVWASQQPEWLPDACAVSEGVFLRNQIAKAFGVKTGFGIPVVGSDRILAVLVFFMLDTHEENQELIDFLATIATQMGGKLEKLL
- a CDS encoding alpha/beta hydrolase, whose amino-acid sequence is MINSPDFVLFAQHGWADDSKAIASLARSLATPKTLIVAPDLGWIKTWIRIDPLIQKLEQLFLETIARYPKTPIRIIGHSMGGLIWLEVLSRHPEWWSQVHSLILIASPIGGADLARIFDPLGIGIGMARDLGINRREMAELIATAIPILIIAGDIDNGSDGTITIETTKFSGAKKFICLPALSHAVLKNHPEVVATIQNFWNNPQIPVDDRGTDFSTRLIQQLRLVPGITDAHRRDFYHSRVYIRFHNGITIRTWRNPLQVEHVFIGNNEGQCLYGGFVGWLHADGLRKTIEDIKKQYHDLCSAKVH